In Bacillus cereus ATCC 14579, a single window of DNA contains:
- a CDS encoding NEAT domain-containing protein gives MNRYTKIIVAMFLMIFTFVSTLQPLAVQAATKLADGEYSIGFKVLKDTSDEESMMNQYSVSPGTLKVKDGKKKVSFTLTNSSWITKFETEKAGKLVATNVISEDKEKDTRVVEFDVEDVEKVLNAKVKVDIDFLNYHHEYDVRIAFDQNSITPIHVEKPNEKEDPANKPDPNETTDPGQKPDQKPDPDQQPNSNTITDGAYSIPFKVLKDQTDEESKMNSYMVNPGVLKVENGKKKAIVTLKSSSLIKNFQTEKDGAFVDAKVVSEDKEKDTRVVEFEVNDLSKKLNTKVFIEMASRNYKQMHDVQLLFEQDKLEQIKNEEKKPEVEKPEAEKPEAEKPDENKKPDAETIKDGEYSINFKALKDQTDEISMMNTYTKSPGVLKVKDGKKYVSFTLTNSSWITKFEFEKNGSFVDAHVISEDKKADTRVVEVEVSDLSKKLNAKVKVDIDSMNYHHFYDIQFAFDKGSIKPLDSQGGNNNQGGNDNQGGNNNQGGNNNQGGNDNQDNNTTIDPKALKDGEYRIGFKVLKDQTDEISMMNTYTKSPGVLKVKDGKKYVSFTLTNSTWITKFEFEKNGSFVNAKVLSENKEQNTRVVEVEVNDLSKKLNAKVKVDIDSMNYHHFYDVQFVFDQDSIKALGNQGGNDNQGGNNNQGGNDNQDGNNNQGGNNNQGGNNNQGGNNNPKVIVDPKNLVDGQYDITFKVLKDKTDEISKMNDYVVNPAKLIVKDGKKYIEMTLKNSAWITKFQTENNELFADAKVVSEDKNVNTRVVQFEVEDLFKKLNAKVKVDIDEMNYHHFYDVQIQFDTNNIGALGTLKEEPKNEPKNEPKNEPKNPVTTPKVDNVKTVGTPDFNRNADGQKKKEDTKNDSKKEKNSKTADTAQLGLYMVLLLGSLALLVCKYRAGRL, from the coding sequence TTGAACAGGTATACAAAAATTATTGTTGCTATGTTTTTAATGATATTTACATTCGTATCAACATTACAACCACTTGCAGTTCAAGCAGCTACCAAGTTGGCTGACGGTGAATATTCAATTGGCTTCAAAGTTTTAAAAGATACATCAGATGAAGAATCGATGATGAATCAATATTCAGTAAGTCCGGGAACTTTAAAAGTGAAGGATGGGAAAAAGAAAGTATCCTTTACATTAACAAATAGTTCATGGATTACGAAATTTGAAACAGAAAAAGCAGGTAAGCTAGTTGCGACAAATGTAATTAGTGAAGATAAAGAAAAAGATACAAGAGTAGTAGAATTTGATGTAGAAGATGTAGAGAAGGTATTAAATGCAAAAGTAAAAGTAGATATTGATTTTTTAAATTATCATCATGAGTACGACGTTCGTATTGCATTTGATCAAAATAGCATTACACCAATTCATGTAGAAAAACCAAATGAAAAAGAGGACCCAGCTAATAAGCCAGATCCAAATGAAACTACCGATCCAGGTCAGAAGCCCGACCAAAAGCCTGACCCAGATCAACAACCAAATTCTAACACAATTACAGATGGTGCGTACAGCATTCCATTTAAAGTGTTAAAAGATCAAACAGATGAAGAATCTAAGATGAATAGTTACATGGTAAATCCAGGAGTATTAAAAGTAGAAAACGGTAAGAAAAAAGCAATTGTAACACTAAAAAGTAGCTCATTAATTAAAAATTTCCAAACGGAAAAAGATGGCGCATTTGTTGATGCAAAAGTAGTGAGTGAGGATAAGGAAAAAGATACAAGAGTAGTAGAGTTTGAAGTAAACGATTTATCTAAAAAACTAAATACAAAAGTATTTATCGAAATGGCATCAAGAAATTATAAGCAAATGCATGATGTACAACTTTTATTTGAACAAGATAAACTTGAACAAATTAAAAATGAAGAGAAAAAACCAGAAGTAGAAAAACCGGAAGCAGAAAAACCGGAAGCAGAAAAACCAGATGAAAATAAAAAACCAGATGCTGAAACAATTAAAGATGGTGAATACAGCATCAATTTCAAAGCATTAAAAGATCAAACAGACGAAATTTCAATGATGAACACATATACAAAAAGTCCAGGTGTGCTAAAAGTAAAAGATGGTAAGAAGTATGTATCATTTACGTTAACGAACAGTTCTTGGATTACAAAATTTGAATTTGAGAAAAATGGTTCGTTTGTTGATGCACATGTAATAAGTGAAGATAAAAAAGCTGATACACGCGTAGTGGAAGTAGAAGTATCAGATTTATCAAAAAAGTTAAATGCAAAAGTAAAAGTAGATATCGATTCAATGAATTATCACCATTTTTACGATATTCAATTTGCATTTGATAAAGGTAGCATTAAGCCGTTAGATAGCCAAGGCGGAAACAACAACCAAGGCGGAAACGACAACCAAGGTGGAAACAACAACCAAGGTGGAAACAACAACCAAGGTGGAAATGATAACCAAGATAATAACACAACAATTGATCCAAAAGCTCTTAAAGATGGTGAATACAGAATTGGCTTTAAAGTGTTAAAAGATCAAACAGATGAAATCTCAATGATGAACACATACACAAAAAGCCCAGGTGTATTAAAAGTAAAAGATGGTAAGAAATACGTATCGTTTACATTAACAAATAGTACATGGATTACGAAATTTGAATTTGAGAAAAATGGTTCTTTCGTTAATGCAAAAGTGTTAAGTGAAAATAAAGAACAAAATACAAGAGTAGTAGAAGTAGAAGTAAACGATTTGTCTAAAAAATTAAATGCAAAAGTAAAAGTAGATATTGATTCAATGAATTATCACCATTTTTATGATGTTCAATTTGTATTTGATCAAGACAGTATTAAAGCCTTAGGGAACCAAGGCGGAAACGACAACCAAGGCGGAAACAACAACCAAGGCGGAAACGACAACCAAGACGGAAACAACAACCAAGGCGGAAACAACAACCAAGGTGGAAACAACAACCAAGGTGGAAATAATAACCCGAAAGTAATAGTTGATCCGAAAAATTTAGTAGATGGCCAATATGATATTACATTTAAAGTATTAAAAGATAAAACAGATGAGATTTCAAAGATGAATGACTATGTTGTAAATCCAGCGAAATTAATCGTAAAAGATGGTAAAAAATATATTGAGATGACGCTGAAAAATAGTGCGTGGATTACGAAATTCCAAACGGAAAACAATGAACTATTCGCTGATGCGAAAGTAGTAAGCGAAGATAAAAATGTAAATACGCGAGTAGTACAGTTTGAAGTAGAAGATCTATTTAAAAAATTAAACGCAAAAGTAAAGGTAGACATCGATGAGATGAACTACCATCATTTCTACGATGTGCAAATTCAATTTGATACAAATAATATCGGCGCGTTAGGAACTCTTAAAGAGGAACCGAAAAATGAACCGAAAAATGAACCGAAAAATGAACCGAAAAATCCAGTGACTACACCGAAAGTAGATAATGTAAAAACAGTAGGTACTCCTGATTTTAACCGAAATGCAGATGGTCAGAAGAAAAAAGAAGATACAAAAAATGATTCGAAAAAAGAGAAAAACTCAAAAACTGCAGATACAGCACAACTTGGTTTATATATGGTGTTACTGCTAGGTTCACTTGCTTTACTAGTTTGTAAATATAGAGCAGGTAGATTGTAA
- a CDS encoding FecCD family ABC transporter permease: MNKKTWSFLIVTALLIVMTSLSAMKGSLEVGIVELVQGIFTGGNEDVAVIKDLRFPRIIIALFTGAALAVSGVLFQAVMKNPLADAGVIGISSGASFMTLVIITLFPQFFFWTPVFAFLGGALACYLVYSFSWKSGLSPLRIILIGIAINAMFTGLNESFVTICGYFIKSIKQTTTSNITMKTWGDVEIMVTYGTIGLILALFVGAWCNLLSLQDKTAKNLGLHVTRVRLIISAIAVLLAAVSTAIAGVIAFVGLLVPHISRQLVGSDHKVLIPFSALAGALLILTADTIGRLIVPPNEIPAATIMAVIGGPFLIFLLRKSDKVHGN, from the coding sequence ATGAATAAAAAAACTTGGAGTTTCCTCATTGTTACTGCATTGCTTATTGTTATGACATCATTGTCAGCGATGAAAGGGAGTTTAGAAGTAGGTATTGTTGAACTTGTACAAGGGATATTTACAGGTGGAAATGAAGATGTTGCAGTCATTAAAGATTTACGTTTCCCGCGTATTATTATTGCGTTGTTCACTGGAGCGGCTCTCGCTGTTTCAGGTGTGCTTTTTCAAGCTGTTATGAAAAATCCACTCGCCGATGCTGGGGTAATCGGTATATCTTCAGGAGCAAGTTTTATGACACTCGTTATTATTACGTTGTTCCCGCAATTCTTTTTCTGGACACCCGTATTCGCCTTTTTAGGTGGTGCGCTTGCATGTTATCTCGTTTATTCGTTTTCATGGAAATCAGGATTAAGCCCGCTTCGCATTATTTTAATTGGTATTGCCATTAATGCAATGTTTACTGGATTAAATGAATCATTCGTTACGATTTGTGGGTATTTTATTAAGAGTATTAAGCAAACGACGACTTCTAACATAACAATGAAGACGTGGGGCGATGTAGAAATAATGGTGACTTATGGAACGATTGGTCTTATTCTTGCTCTGTTCGTAGGAGCTTGGTGTAACTTATTATCGCTACAAGATAAGACTGCGAAAAACTTAGGCTTGCATGTGACGAGAGTTCGTCTTATTATTTCTGCCATTGCAGTACTCTTAGCGGCAGTATCAACAGCGATTGCAGGTGTTATTGCTTTTGTAGGATTACTAGTTCCGCATATTTCAAGACAATTAGTCGGTTCAGACCATAAAGTATTAATTCCATTTTCTGCGCTTGCAGGGGCGTTATTAATTTTGACGGCAGATACAATTGGAAGGTTAATTGTGCCACCTAACGAAATTCCAGCAGCAACAATTATGGCGGTTATTGGTGGTCCATTCTTAATATTTTTGCTTAGAAAGAGTGATAAAGTTCATGGAAATTAA
- a CDS encoding ABC transporter ATP-binding protein, with protein MEIKNVTFSYDNVTNRLKSVSSEIEIGKITTIIGPNGCGKSTLLSVMSRNHAPSSGEVILDGKAIGEYKPKEFARKLAVVHQQNEAPADITVEKLISFGRMPYKNIFSPQTDEDREAIERALVCTNLQSKRDKPIYALSGGERQRVWIAMTLAQNTPMLFLDEPTTYLDIYYQLEILELVKELNEVHGLTIVMVLHDINQAIRYSDHIIVMKDGEIITKGIPNDVITEEMVKAIYGVDVIVKQDEDTGLYMVPMGI; from the coding sequence ATGGAAATTAAAAATGTAACCTTTTCATACGATAACGTAACAAATCGTTTAAAGTCTGTTAGTAGTGAAATAGAAATTGGGAAAATTACAACAATCATTGGACCGAATGGATGTGGGAAATCAACATTACTTAGTGTCATGTCTAGAAACCACGCTCCTAGCAGTGGAGAAGTAATACTTGATGGGAAAGCGATTGGTGAATATAAACCGAAAGAGTTTGCTAGAAAGCTAGCAGTTGTCCATCAACAAAATGAGGCTCCAGCAGATATTACAGTGGAAAAGCTAATAAGCTTCGGGCGTATGCCATATAAAAATATATTCTCTCCGCAAACAGATGAAGATAGAGAAGCGATTGAGCGTGCACTAGTATGTACGAATTTACAAAGTAAGCGTGATAAGCCAATTTATGCTTTATCTGGTGGAGAGAGGCAGCGAGTTTGGATCGCGATGACATTAGCTCAAAATACACCAATGCTCTTCTTAGATGAGCCGACCACATATTTAGATATTTACTATCAGTTAGAAATATTAGAGTTAGTGAAAGAGTTAAATGAAGTGCATGGACTAACGATTGTAATGGTATTACATGATATTAATCAAGCCATTCGTTATAGCGACCATATTATCGTTATGAAAGATGGAGAAATTATTACGAAAGGTATTCCTAATGATGTAATAACAGAAGAAATGGTTAAAGCAATATATGGTGTAGATGTCATTGTAAAGCAGGATGAAGATACCGGATTGTACATGGTACCTATGGGAATCTAA
- a CDS encoding 23S rRNA pseudouridine(2604) synthase RluF produces the protein MKINQYISEAKLCSRRETDRLIKAGRVAINGEICTHGALVSDGDRVTIDGQVIVKEEKEKVYIAFHKPVGITCTAADHIEDNIIDYINYPERIFPVGRLDKASEGLILLTNDGGIANQILHGDHEHEKEYVVTVDKPFTDWFIDEMSRGVKIKDGMTKPCKVTRVDQSTFRIVLTQGMNRQIRRMSRAFGFTVIKLKRVRIMNIELNELEVGKWRSVTAEELEILIGQL, from the coding sequence ATGAAAATCAACCAATACATAAGCGAAGCAAAATTATGCTCCAGACGTGAAACAGATCGTCTCATTAAAGCTGGACGCGTGGCTATTAACGGCGAAATATGTACGCACGGTGCACTCGTAAGCGATGGTGATAGGGTAACGATTGATGGGCAAGTTATTGTAAAAGAAGAGAAAGAAAAAGTGTATATCGCATTTCATAAACCAGTCGGAATTACTTGTACAGCAGCCGATCATATTGAAGATAATATTATTGATTATATCAATTACCCAGAGCGAATCTTTCCAGTTGGGCGATTAGATAAAGCATCAGAAGGACTTATTTTATTAACGAATGACGGCGGCATTGCGAATCAAATTTTACATGGTGATCATGAGCACGAGAAAGAATATGTTGTCACAGTCGATAAACCTTTTACGGACTGGTTTATTGATGAGATGTCCCGCGGTGTAAAGATTAAAGATGGAATGACGAAGCCGTGCAAAGTGACAAGAGTCGATCAATCAACATTTCGTATCGTTTTAACGCAAGGAATGAACAGGCAAATTCGTAGAATGAGTCGTGCTTTCGGATTTACTGTAATAAAGCTAAAGCGAGTACGCATTATGAATATAGAGCTAAATGAGCTTGAAGTTGGAAAGTGGCGGAGCGTTACAGCTGAAGAGTTAGAAATTTTAATAGGGCAGTTATAG
- the isdE gene encoding heme ABC transporter substrate-binding protein IsdE — translation MRVKKIASVLMAIILLMSIAGCSSPKKETAKQVKSESKERVVATTVAVTEIMDALEVDLVGVSTSSKTLPKRYKGLPEVGNPMSPDMEKVKSLKPSEVLSVTTLEYELKPVFDGVGMKANFLDLTSLKNMQSSISHLGKKYGREKQAEAVVTKLDKKVASIQKEVKGKKEPTVLILLGVPGSYLVATEHSYIGDLVKQLGGKNIVQGEQVEYLASNTEYLKKADPDIILRAAHGMPDEVVKMFDKEFKTNDIWKHFAAVKNNRVYDLEERLFGTTGNLAAIEALDELKKMMYP, via the coding sequence TTGAGAGTGAAGAAAATTGCAAGTGTACTAATGGCTATCATTTTGTTAATGAGTATAGCTGGGTGCTCATCACCAAAAAAAGAAACAGCAAAGCAGGTAAAGAGTGAGAGTAAAGAGCGCGTTGTTGCAACAACAGTGGCTGTTACTGAAATTATGGATGCGTTAGAAGTAGATTTAGTTGGCGTTTCAACAAGCTCTAAAACTTTACCGAAGCGATATAAAGGTTTACCTGAAGTTGGGAATCCAATGAGTCCAGATATGGAAAAGGTAAAGTCATTAAAGCCTTCAGAAGTGTTATCTGTGACAACACTTGAATATGAATTAAAGCCAGTTTTTGATGGTGTGGGTATGAAAGCAAACTTTTTAGATTTAACGAGTTTGAAAAATATGCAAAGTTCTATTAGCCATTTAGGTAAGAAATATGGGCGTGAAAAACAGGCCGAAGCAGTAGTAACTAAATTAGATAAAAAGGTTGCTAGCATTCAAAAAGAAGTAAAAGGAAAGAAAGAACCGACAGTACTTATTTTATTAGGTGTGCCGGGAAGTTATTTAGTAGCAACAGAGCATTCTTATATTGGAGATTTAGTGAAACAACTAGGTGGTAAAAATATTGTGCAAGGTGAACAAGTAGAATATTTAGCTTCTAATACAGAGTATTTAAAGAAAGCTGATCCAGATATTATTTTACGAGCAGCTCATGGTATGCCTGATGAAGTTGTAAAAATGTTTGATAAAGAATTTAAAACAAATGATATTTGGAAACACTTTGCTGCGGTTAAAAATAACCGTGTTTACGATTTAGAAGAGCGTTTATTTGGAACGACAGGCAATTTAGCAGCAATTGAAGCGTTAGATGAATTGAAAAAAATGATGTATCCGTGA
- the polX gene encoding DNA polymerase/3'-5' exonuclease PolX — MKVNKKQVIKLLETIGLFMELKGANPFKISAFRKAAAALESDDRSLSEIEDFTKIPGIGKGTAAVIQEYIESGTSEVLQELEKEVPSSLLPLLKLPGLGGKKVAKLYKELGVIDMETLKAACEENKVQALAGFGKKTEEKILEAIDQVGSRPERLPIAMVLPIAGEIEEKLSNIAEVIRFSRAGSLRRVRETVKDLDFIIATTEPAAVREHLLQFDNMIEVIASGDTKVSVRLQYEYDISIDFRLVKPEEFITTLHHFTGSKDHNVKMRQIAKDKGEKISEYGVENLETGEVKTFETEEDFFAHFGLPFIPPEVREDGKEIELIKEYPNLLQFSDIQGDLHMHTTWSDGAFSIEEMVQACRARGYKFMAITDHSQYLKVANGLTKERLREQAKEIERMNEKYPDITILRGIEMDILPDASLDFDDEVLAELDYVIGAIHSSFSQDRETIMKRLRTAFENKHVTMIAHLTGRLLGRREGYDVDTDLLIELAKETNTVLELNANPNRLDLSAKLLKQAQDAGVKVAINTDAHTLEMLEDMETGVAAARKGWIQKDNVINTWDIERLLDYIKRNK; from the coding sequence ATGAAAGTAAATAAAAAACAAGTGATCAAATTATTAGAGACAATCGGGCTTTTTATGGAACTAAAGGGTGCGAATCCATTTAAAATATCTGCATTTCGTAAAGCGGCAGCAGCATTAGAAAGTGACGATCGTAGTCTTTCTGAAATTGAAGATTTCACAAAGATTCCAGGAATCGGAAAAGGAACAGCAGCCGTTATACAAGAATATATAGAATCGGGAACATCTGAAGTATTACAAGAACTTGAAAAAGAAGTACCAAGTAGCTTATTGCCGTTATTAAAACTACCAGGTCTTGGTGGTAAAAAGGTGGCTAAGTTATATAAAGAGCTAGGCGTTATTGATATGGAGACGTTAAAAGCTGCTTGTGAGGAAAATAAAGTACAAGCTTTAGCTGGTTTCGGTAAGAAGACAGAAGAGAAAATATTAGAAGCAATCGATCAAGTAGGCTCTCGTCCAGAGCGTTTACCAATTGCGATGGTATTGCCTATTGCCGGGGAAATAGAGGAGAAATTGTCGAATATTGCTGAAGTAATTCGTTTCTCTCGCGCTGGTAGTTTGCGCCGTGTTCGTGAAACAGTGAAAGATTTAGATTTTATCATTGCAACGACAGAACCAGCAGCGGTACGTGAGCATTTACTACAATTTGATAATATGATTGAAGTAATAGCAAGTGGAGATACGAAAGTTTCTGTCCGTCTTCAATATGAATATGATATTTCAATTGATTTCCGTTTAGTAAAACCAGAAGAGTTTATTACAACTCTTCACCATTTCACAGGATCAAAAGATCATAACGTAAAAATGCGTCAAATCGCAAAAGATAAAGGCGAGAAAATTAGTGAGTACGGTGTAGAGAACTTGGAAACAGGTGAAGTGAAAACATTTGAGACTGAAGAAGACTTCTTTGCTCATTTCGGTTTGCCATTTATTCCGCCAGAAGTGCGTGAAGATGGAAAAGAAATTGAATTAATTAAAGAGTATCCGAACTTACTTCAGTTTTCCGATATACAAGGTGATTTACATATGCATACAACTTGGAGTGACGGTGCTTTTTCTATTGAAGAAATGGTACAAGCGTGCCGTGCTCGTGGATATAAGTTTATGGCGATTACTGATCACTCGCAATACTTAAAAGTGGCGAACGGTTTAACGAAAGAGCGTCTTCGTGAGCAAGCGAAAGAAATTGAACGTATGAATGAAAAGTATCCAGACATTACAATTTTACGCGGAATTGAAATGGACATTTTACCAGATGCCTCGCTTGATTTTGATGATGAAGTATTAGCAGAATTAGATTATGTCATTGGAGCGATTCACTCTAGCTTCTCACAAGACCGTGAAACGATTATGAAGCGTCTACGTACTGCATTTGAGAATAAACATGTCACAATGATTGCCCATCTTACAGGACGTCTTCTCGGGCGTCGTGAGGGTTATGATGTAGATACAGATTTATTAATTGAACTAGCAAAAGAGACAAATACAGTTTTAGAATTAAATGCGAATCCGAACCGTCTAGATTTAAGCGCGAAATTATTAAAACAAGCACAAGATGCTGGTGTGAAAGTAGCGATTAATACGGATGCTCATACGCTTGAAATGTTAGAAGATATGGAAACAGGTGTAGCAGCAGCACGTAAAGGTTGGATTCAAAAAGATAACGTGATTAACACGTGGGATATTGAACGTTTATTAGACTATATTAAACGTAATAAGTAA
- the isdC gene encoding heme uptake protein IsdC codes for MKKVSVLPAFIITFVCMLAFLVMPYGNASAKLADGTYDINYVIQKAENDSASMANDYFEKPAKLIVKNGEMRVQVPMNHSAWITEFKAPENGNFVDAKVVNKDESADKRTVEFKVDDLSKPAAVKIHVVVPSANYDHHYTIRFAFDANVKAVGGDNGVAATTKNNDQAKTDTQVKEEKTKVESKETAKEVNKETKNENGKAEKTDNPKTGDEARIGLFAVLILISGAFLIRKVKLSK; via the coding sequence ATGAAAAAGGTTTCTGTATTACCCGCTTTTATTATAACGTTCGTATGTATGCTAGCTTTTCTTGTAATGCCATACGGGAATGCTTCAGCAAAACTAGCTGATGGTACTTACGATATTAATTACGTAATTCAAAAAGCGGAAAATGATTCAGCTTCAATGGCAAATGACTATTTTGAAAAGCCGGCAAAATTAATAGTGAAAAACGGTGAGATGAGAGTACAAGTTCCGATGAATCATAGTGCTTGGATTACAGAATTTAAAGCACCAGAGAACGGAAATTTTGTTGATGCGAAAGTTGTTAATAAAGATGAATCGGCAGATAAAAGAACAGTAGAGTTTAAAGTAGATGATTTATCCAAACCGGCAGCTGTAAAAATTCATGTTGTTGTACCAAGTGCAAACTATGACCACCACTACACAATTCGTTTTGCTTTTGATGCAAATGTAAAAGCTGTAGGTGGCGATAATGGCGTAGCTGCTACAACAAAAAATAATGATCAAGCGAAAACAGATACACAAGTAAAAGAAGAGAAAACAAAAGTAGAGAGTAAGGAAACAGCTAAAGAAGTGAATAAAGAAACAAAAAATGAAAATGGAAAAGCTGAAAAAACAGATAACCCAAAAACAGGCGATGAAGCACGTATTGGATTGTTTGCAGTGTTAATTCTTATTTCAGGTGCTTTCTTAATTCGTAAAGTGAAATTGAGTAAATAA
- the brnQ6 gene encoding branched-chain amino acid transport system II carrier protein BrnQ6 produces MKSSLKFSEMFAISLMLFALFFGAGNMIFPPALGQGAGTDVWIALFGFIVTGVGLPLLGVIVIALKGDINELAGRVHPIFALVFITAIYLCLGVFVSVPRTGTVAYEMSIAPFLPSEIAGQSYPLVIFTLIFFAVTFYLALNPSKLVGRIGKVLTPILLAVIAIIVGKALITPIGEFGAPTEAYSAPLFKGFIDGYLTLDGLAALVFGNVVIHALKEKGITHKNSIAKVTIFAGFIAALGLLLVYLALAYLGASSVSLGMGANGGIILTNVVNHLFGSYGTLLLGIAITAACLTTSVGIVAACGDYFSSLLPKLSYQKVVFIFCVLAFMVANLGLTQLNALALPILIAIYPIGIVLIVLSLVENYVRLPLAMYVGGIVGAFAISFFDGLHNANLQIAALAPILDKIPLYSVGIGWLVPGIIGIGFGYIVSKFQKQEIAVEK; encoded by the coding sequence ATGAAATCATCTTTAAAGTTTTCAGAGATGTTTGCAATAAGTTTAATGTTATTTGCACTGTTTTTTGGTGCGGGTAATATGATTTTTCCACCAGCATTAGGACAAGGCGCTGGAACAGACGTATGGATTGCGTTGTTTGGTTTTATCGTAACAGGCGTTGGACTACCTTTATTAGGAGTAATTGTTATAGCTTTAAAGGGAGATATTAATGAGCTAGCAGGACGTGTACATCCTATATTCGCACTTGTTTTTATCACTGCAATTTATTTATGTTTAGGCGTATTCGTAAGTGTGCCGCGTACAGGAACAGTAGCTTATGAGATGAGTATTGCACCGTTTTTACCAAGTGAGATAGCTGGTCAGTCATATCCACTTGTTATCTTTACACTTATTTTCTTTGCAGTCACTTTCTATTTAGCTTTAAATCCTTCGAAATTAGTGGGTCGTATTGGTAAAGTGCTAACTCCAATATTATTAGCTGTTATTGCAATTATCGTAGGTAAAGCACTTATTACACCAATTGGAGAATTTGGTGCACCGACAGAAGCGTATAGTGCTCCTCTCTTTAAAGGATTTATTGATGGATATTTAACTTTAGATGGACTTGCGGCACTGGTATTCGGAAATGTTGTAATTCATGCGTTAAAAGAAAAAGGCATTACACATAAAAACAGTATTGCAAAAGTAACAATCTTTGCAGGATTTATTGCAGCGCTTGGTCTACTACTTGTGTATTTAGCACTTGCTTATCTTGGAGCTTCTAGTGTGTCACTTGGAATGGGCGCAAACGGAGGAATTATTTTAACAAATGTCGTGAATCATTTATTTGGTAGCTACGGAACTTTATTACTAGGGATCGCAATTACAGCAGCATGTTTAACAACTTCTGTAGGTATTGTTGCAGCTTGTGGTGATTACTTCTCTTCCTTATTACCAAAGCTTTCTTATCAAAAAGTCGTTTTCATTTTCTGTGTATTAGCATTTATGGTAGCAAACCTTGGGTTAACTCAGTTAAATGCATTAGCATTACCAATCTTAATCGCAATTTATCCAATTGGAATCGTACTTATCGTATTATCACTTGTTGAAAACTACGTTCGTCTTCCATTAGCGATGTATGTGGGCGGGATTGTAGGAGCATTTGCAATAAGTTTCTTTGATGGGTTACACAATGCAAACCTTCAAATTGCAGCGCTAGCACCTATTTTAGATAAGATTCCATTATATAGTGTAGGAATTGGTTGGTTAGTTCCAGGTATAATCGGTATAGGATTTGGTTATATAGTTTCTAAGTTTCAAAAGCAGGAAATTGCTGTAGAAAAATAG
- a CDS encoding NEAT domain-containing protein — protein MFKQFKMIIAVFAVLFTFIATLGLQDAKAATKLADGKYNIAFTVWKGDKDESSRMNSYFESPATLTVKNGKQYVSFKVKDSASIKSFQVEKDGQFVETTVLSENKKDNTRVVEFEVADLSKKLNGKVKINIPIINYNASYDIRFVFDGNSIK, from the coding sequence ATGTTTAAACAATTTAAAATGATTATTGCCGTATTTGCTGTTTTATTTACATTTATCGCAACACTAGGTTTACAAGATGCAAAGGCTGCTACAAAACTAGCTGATGGAAAATATAATATTGCTTTTACTGTATGGAAAGGCGATAAAGATGAATCGTCTAGAATGAATAGTTATTTTGAAAGCCCAGCAACATTAACAGTTAAAAATGGAAAACAATATGTTTCATTTAAAGTGAAAGATAGTGCTTCTATTAAAAGTTTCCAAGTAGAAAAAGATGGTCAATTTGTAGAAACAACCGTGTTAAGTGAAAATAAAAAAGATAATACTAGAGTTGTAGAATTTGAAGTTGCTGACTTGTCAAAAAAACTAAATGGCAAGGTGAAAATTAATATTCCAATTATTAATTATAATGCTTCGTATGATATTCGCTTTGTATTTGATGGGAACAGTATTAAATAA